The following are encoded together in the Mesoterricola sediminis genome:
- a CDS encoding single-stranded-DNA-specific exonuclease RecJ has protein sequence MNPLPWRLRRAHLTSSDPWRPLADRFGLSLEAARLAWLRNADAEELAWRLDPDLGRATDPFLLPGVAAAARQLREAIDRKARICVYGDYDVDGVTATALLTRVLASLGAQVDFFIPNRFSDGYGLNQACIQDLVETRRPELLVSVDCGVRSAAEVAASRDLGVAWIITDHHALGDTMPDCTVVHPGLDAYPNPWLSGVGVAFKLAQAVAELSQGGPAAQPAFLRALLKLVALGTIADKVPLLGENALLVKEGLAALGGPNAAGLAALLRMAKVEAPLRARDVAFRLGPRLNAVGRMGGAEDAVRLLLSKDPEEAEALAARLEGLNAQRRAVQEDLAAALPPPGDAPFDLVVCPGAHKGVLGIVAGQRARTYNRPSAVCTVVDGVAQGSARAPEGYDLMRLLEEAKPFLRTFGGHRQAAGLTFDAGRETFLRRALNLGATAQAGAMGPAVLAVDGRGLAEVPDAAELDRLEPFGQGFPEPVFQVEGEVDGAFRSFKGVHRFKLKGVRSEFTVFGEAPPPYAGRVSLAVSPQDSLRWPRAWRVEGELDLAEAP, from the coding sequence ATGAATCCGTTGCCCTGGCGGCTCCGCCGGGCCCACCTGACCTCGAGCGATCCCTGGCGGCCCTTGGCGGACCGCTTCGGCCTCTCCCTGGAAGCCGCGCGCCTCGCCTGGCTCCGGAACGCCGACGCGGAGGAACTGGCCTGGCGGCTGGACCCGGACCTGGGCCGGGCCACGGACCCCTTCCTCCTGCCCGGGGTGGCCGCCGCCGCGCGCCAGCTCCGCGAAGCCATCGACCGGAAGGCCCGCATCTGCGTGTACGGCGACTACGACGTGGACGGCGTCACCGCCACGGCGCTCCTGACCCGCGTCCTGGCCTCCCTGGGCGCCCAGGTGGACTTCTTCATCCCCAACCGGTTCAGCGACGGGTACGGCCTGAACCAGGCCTGCATCCAGGACCTGGTGGAAACCCGCCGCCCGGAGCTCCTGGTGTCCGTGGACTGCGGGGTCCGATCGGCGGCCGAGGTGGCCGCCTCCCGTGACCTGGGCGTCGCCTGGATCATCACCGATCACCATGCCCTGGGCGACACGATGCCTGACTGCACGGTGGTCCACCCGGGCCTGGACGCCTATCCCAACCCCTGGCTGTCCGGCGTAGGGGTCGCCTTCAAGCTGGCCCAGGCGGTGGCCGAGCTCTCCCAGGGGGGACCGGCGGCCCAGCCGGCCTTCCTGCGCGCCCTCCTCAAGCTGGTGGCGCTGGGGACCATCGCCGACAAGGTGCCCCTCCTGGGGGAGAACGCCCTGCTGGTGAAGGAGGGCCTGGCGGCCCTCGGCGGCCCCAACGCGGCGGGCCTGGCGGCCCTGCTCCGCATGGCCAAGGTGGAGGCCCCGCTCCGGGCCCGGGACGTGGCCTTCCGCCTGGGCCCCCGGCTCAATGCGGTGGGGCGCATGGGCGGCGCCGAGGATGCCGTGCGGCTGCTCTTGTCCAAGGATCCGGAGGAGGCGGAGGCCCTGGCGGCGCGCCTCGAAGGCCTCAATGCCCAGCGGCGGGCGGTCCAGGAGGACCTGGCGGCGGCCCTGCCGCCTCCCGGCGACGCGCCCTTCGACCTGGTGGTCTGCCCCGGCGCCCACAAGGGCGTGCTCGGCATCGTCGCCGGCCAGCGGGCCCGCACCTACAACCGGCCCTCCGCGGTGTGCACCGTGGTGGACGGCGTCGCCCAGGGCTCGGCCCGGGCGCCGGAGGGCTACGACCTCATGCGCCTGCTGGAGGAGGCCAAGCCCTTCCTGCGCACCTTCGGGGGCCACCGCCAGGCCGCGGGCCTCACCTTCGACGCGGGGCGCGAGACCTTCCTGCGGCGGGCCCTCAACCTGGGCGCGACGGCGCAGGCTGGCGCCATGGGGCCGGCCGTCCTGGCCGTGGACGGCCGGGGCCTAGCGGAGGTGCCGGACGCCGCCGAGCTCGACCGCCTCGAACCCTTCGGCCAGGGCTTCCCCGAACCCGTCTTCCAGGTGGAGGGCGAGGTGGACGGGGCCTTCCGGTCCTTCAAGGGCGTCCACAGGTTCAAGCTGAAGGGCGTCCGCAGCGAATTCACGGTCTTCGGGGAGGCGCCGCCGCCCTACGCGGGCCGGGTCTCCCTGGCCGTCTCCCCCCAGGACAGCCTCCGGTGGCCCCGCGCCTGGCGGGTCGAGGGTGAACTGGACCTGGCGGAGGCCCCATGA
- a CDS encoding serine/threonine-protein kinase, which produces MTQPLTISQQARILKSALERGLIRPAELGLSPRGDSETLSEADLAARFQELLDAGRLQGVVDEAFGADTDATLAPGPPPLSRTPSGAYESVLLPEERALFPLPLDGRYLPLAFLGDGGMGAVYKAFDQQLKRIVALKFPKRLGQGQAERFLQEGRAQARIEHPNVCQIYSVDEHQGQPYLSMRFIAGPTLKEAIGRLSLEQQVHIVREVALALHACHRLGIIHRDVKPGNIMLEAQEDGAWRPCLMDFGVAQEQGEGAEALPGVLFGTPAYCSPEQAEGHLGGVDRRSDVYALGATLYTCLSGHPPFSPALPLPELVRQIVEEEPAPLGPPVPRDLARVVRKALEKDPARRYDSARALAEDLQRFLDGDPVLADGAGLGYRLVKCYRKNRALAWVAAVSLLAVVTFAAFGVAMAFRARAMSQAYQKYGREAEYLEDILNRSYTLPLHDVTEERARVQERLDQILASLGHLGRWTLPAARVALGRGYLALDRLEEARKELEAGAGRLPQDPDTALALGLTLSRLYQGELEGLRGQVLLDKKKDTEQDLRQPALACLRRARGARQDGPDYVEAVLALVEERYGDAIAKAQAYHRAAPWSYEAWLLEAEAHQALAALRLGEGRFEDAEVRLEEAGKALAQARNVARSAPLAYQGEVQRRLLTYQLRLDRGRATQADRDWALEAVDLCLQANPRDWKALGYRAAIHRRWGAHLLNRGQDPTASLDAAIAAAQEGLAWRPQDNPLWNNLGTCLRNRADWEASQGLDPRPTLARAVAALSRALDRPQFKDWLLDSIGCCHGQEAKYQLDHGQDPTEAARRAVACLTQASALKPWVGHDTTRGATLVDLALYQAMTGQDPAAAFAEARQAFRAGLHLNPRSYQAQAGLAQMLAERAEWALGAGRPPGGDLPEALDHLQAALALNPGLGATVFPALARCRALEALARPETRAASLRAAREALAQARPFAQEPGTALALAHAGWLLSRADPASGAAAQALATLRPALARRAWDAQVHLTQGRLLQALGRRPEAAAAFARAQALNPNLGRRGM; this is translated from the coding sequence ATGACGCAACCGCTGACCATCAGCCAGCAGGCCCGCATCCTCAAGTCGGCCCTGGAGCGCGGCTTGATCCGCCCGGCCGAGCTGGGCCTGTCCCCGCGGGGGGATTCGGAGACCCTGTCCGAGGCGGACCTGGCCGCCCGGTTTCAGGAGCTCCTGGACGCCGGGCGGCTCCAGGGGGTGGTGGACGAGGCCTTCGGGGCGGACACGGACGCGACCCTGGCCCCCGGGCCGCCCCCCCTCTCCCGGACGCCCAGCGGCGCCTACGAATCGGTGCTGCTCCCGGAGGAGCGGGCCCTGTTCCCCCTGCCCCTGGATGGACGCTACCTGCCCCTGGCCTTCCTGGGCGACGGCGGCATGGGGGCGGTGTACAAGGCCTTCGACCAGCAGCTCAAGCGCATCGTGGCCCTGAAGTTCCCCAAGCGCCTGGGCCAGGGCCAGGCGGAGCGCTTCCTCCAGGAGGGCCGCGCCCAGGCCCGCATCGAGCACCCCAACGTCTGCCAGATCTATTCGGTGGACGAGCACCAGGGCCAGCCCTACCTGTCCATGCGCTTCATCGCCGGCCCCACCCTGAAGGAGGCCATCGGCCGGCTCAGCCTCGAACAGCAGGTGCACATCGTCCGGGAGGTCGCCCTGGCCCTCCACGCCTGCCACCGCCTGGGCATCATCCACCGCGACGTGAAGCCCGGCAACATCATGCTGGAGGCCCAGGAGGACGGCGCCTGGCGCCCCTGCCTCATGGACTTCGGGGTCGCCCAGGAGCAGGGCGAAGGGGCCGAAGCCCTGCCGGGCGTGCTGTTCGGCACGCCCGCCTACTGCAGCCCTGAGCAGGCCGAAGGCCATCTGGGCGGGGTGGACCGGCGCTCGGATGTCTACGCCCTCGGCGCCACCCTCTACACCTGCCTGAGCGGCCACCCCCCCTTCTCCCCTGCCCTGCCCCTGCCGGAACTGGTCCGCCAGATCGTCGAGGAGGAGCCCGCGCCCCTGGGGCCGCCCGTGCCCCGGGACCTGGCCCGGGTGGTCCGCAAGGCCCTGGAGAAGGACCCGGCGCGCCGCTACGACTCGGCCCGGGCCCTGGCGGAGGACCTGCAGCGGTTCCTGGACGGGGATCCGGTCCTGGCGGATGGCGCCGGCCTGGGCTATCGGCTGGTCAAGTGCTACCGCAAGAACCGGGCACTGGCCTGGGTGGCCGCCGTTTCCCTGCTGGCCGTGGTCACCTTCGCGGCCTTCGGCGTGGCCATGGCCTTCCGCGCCCGCGCCATGAGCCAGGCCTACCAGAAGTACGGCCGGGAGGCCGAGTACCTGGAGGACATCCTGAACCGGTCCTACACCCTGCCCCTCCACGATGTCACCGAGGAGCGCGCCCGGGTGCAGGAGCGGCTGGACCAGATCCTCGCCAGCCTGGGACACCTGGGGCGATGGACCCTCCCCGCCGCCCGGGTCGCCCTGGGCCGCGGCTACCTCGCCCTCGATCGCCTGGAGGAGGCCCGCAAGGAGCTGGAGGCGGGTGCCGGCCGTCTGCCCCAGGATCCGGACACCGCCCTCGCCCTGGGCCTCACCCTCTCCCGCCTCTACCAGGGGGAGCTGGAGGGCCTCCGGGGCCAGGTCCTGCTGGACAAGAAAAAGGACACCGAGCAGGACCTGCGCCAGCCGGCCCTGGCCTGCCTGCGCCGGGCCCGGGGCGCCCGCCAGGACGGGCCCGACTACGTGGAGGCGGTGCTGGCCCTGGTGGAAGAGCGGTACGGGGACGCCATCGCCAAGGCCCAGGCGTACCATCGGGCCGCCCCCTGGTCGTACGAAGCCTGGCTCCTGGAGGCGGAAGCCCACCAGGCCCTGGCGGCCCTCCGCCTCGGGGAAGGCCGCTTCGAGGACGCGGAGGTCCGCCTGGAGGAGGCCGGCAAGGCCCTCGCCCAGGCCCGGAACGTGGCCCGCAGCGCGCCCCTCGCCTACCAGGGCGAGGTGCAGCGGCGTCTGCTCACCTACCAGCTTCGCCTGGATCGCGGCCGGGCCACCCAGGCGGACCGGGACTGGGCCCTGGAGGCGGTGGACCTGTGCCTCCAGGCCAACCCCCGGGACTGGAAGGCCCTGGGCTACCGGGCCGCCATCCATCGCCGCTGGGGCGCCCACCTCCTCAACCGCGGCCAGGACCCCACGGCCAGCCTGGACGCGGCCATCGCCGCGGCCCAGGAGGGCCTGGCCTGGCGGCCCCAGGACAATCCCCTCTGGAACAACCTGGGCACCTGCCTCCGGAACCGGGCCGACTGGGAGGCCTCCCAGGGGCTGGATCCGCGGCCCACCCTCGCCCGCGCCGTGGCCGCCCTCAGCCGGGCCCTGGACCGGCCCCAATTCAAGGACTGGCTCCTCGACAGCATCGGCTGCTGCCATGGGCAGGAGGCCAAGTACCAGCTGGACCACGGCCAGGACCCGACCGAGGCCGCCCGGCGCGCCGTCGCCTGCCTCACCCAGGCCTCCGCCCTCAAACCGTGGGTGGGCCACGACACCACCCGGGGCGCCACCCTGGTGGACCTGGCCCTGTACCAGGCCATGACGGGCCAGGACCCGGCCGCCGCCTTCGCCGAGGCTCGGCAGGCCTTCCGGGCGGGCCTCCATCTCAACCCCCGCTCGTACCAGGCCCAGGCGGGCCTCGCCCAGATGCTGGCGGAACGGGCGGAATGGGCCCTGGGCGCCGGCCGTCCCCCGGGCGGCGACCTGCCGGAGGCCCTGGATCACCTCCAGGCCGCCCTGGCCCTCAACCCCGGCCTCGGCGCCACCGTGTTCCCGGCCCTGGCCCGGTGCCGCGCCCTGGAGGCCCTGGCCCGCCCCGAAACCCGGGCCGCCAGCCTCCGCGCCGCCCGGGAGGCCCTGGCCCAGGCCCGCCCCTTCGCCCAGGAACCCGGGACCGCCCTCGCCCTCGCCCACGCGGGCTGGCTCCTGAGCCGCGCCGATCCCGCGTCCGGGGCTGCGGCCCAGGCCCTGGCCACCCTGCGGCCGGCGCTCGCCCGCCGTGCCTGGGACGCCCAGGTCCACCTGACTCAGGGCCGCCTCCTCCAGGCTCTTGGCCGCCGGCCGGAAGCCGCCGCCGCCTTCGCCCGGGCCCAGGCGCTCAACCCGAACCTGGGGCGCCGGGGAATGTGA
- the hpf gene encoding ribosome hibernation-promoting factor, HPF/YfiA family — protein sequence MKVIYTGRHVEVSDALRASAQEGLDKMQAYLDDIIDVHVIFSVEKFRHMAEITLKTRTADFVASAESPDMYQSLAQALDKLETQAHKHAGKRQTGLSVKVHEALATEREA from the coding sequence ATGAAGGTCATCTACACCGGCCGCCACGTCGAAGTGTCGGACGCCCTGCGCGCGTCCGCCCAGGAGGGTCTGGACAAGATGCAGGCCTACCTGGACGACATCATCGACGTCCATGTGATTTTCAGCGTCGAGAAGTTCAGGCACATGGCCGAAATCACGCTCAAGACCCGGACCGCCGATTTCGTCGCCTCCGCCGAGAGCCCCGACATGTACCAGAGCCTGGCCCAAGCCTTGGACAAGCTGGAGACCCAGGCCCACAAGCATGCCGGCAAGCGCCAGACGGGCCTCAGCGTGAAGGTCCATGAGGCGCTGGCCACGGAACGCGAGGCCTGA
- the lptB gene encoding LPS export ABC transporter ATP-binding protein has protein sequence MIETAVRLEATNLHKRYGDRSVVRGVSLEMSPGEVVGLLGPNGAGKTTTFYMVVGVEAPDQGTIRWLGRDITSEPMHRRARLGIGYLPQESSVFRGLSVWDNLMALAELQPLSRAEQVARCEKLLADFHLHKVRDTLGMSLSGGERRRCEMARALVTDPRIMLLDEPFAGVDPKSVLEIQGLIADLKARGIGVLITDHNVRETLQIADRAYILADGMIMKHGLPQDIAEDPDIRRVYLGDRFRLD, from the coding sequence ATGATCGAAACGGCCGTCCGCCTGGAGGCGACCAACCTGCACAAGCGCTACGGCGACCGGAGCGTCGTCCGGGGCGTCTCCCTGGAGATGTCCCCCGGCGAAGTGGTGGGCCTCCTGGGTCCCAATGGCGCCGGCAAGACCACCACCTTCTACATGGTGGTCGGCGTGGAGGCCCCCGACCAGGGCACCATCCGGTGGCTGGGCCGGGACATCACGTCCGAACCCATGCACCGCCGCGCCCGGCTGGGCATCGGCTACCTGCCCCAGGAGAGCAGCGTCTTCCGGGGGCTGAGCGTCTGGGACAACCTCATGGCCCTGGCGGAGCTCCAGCCGCTCAGCCGAGCGGAGCAGGTGGCCCGCTGCGAGAAGCTCCTGGCCGATTTCCACCTGCACAAGGTCCGGGACACGCTGGGCATGTCCCTGTCCGGCGGCGAGCGCCGCCGGTGCGAGATGGCCCGGGCCCTGGTGACGGATCCGCGGATCATGCTCCTCGATGAACCCTTCGCGGGGGTGGACCCCAAATCCGTGCTGGAGATCCAGGGTCTGATTGCCGATCTGAAGGCCAGGGGCATCGGCGTGCTCATCACGGACCACAACGTGCGCGAAACCTTGCAGATTGCGGACCGGGCGTACATTCTTGCAGATGGAATGATCATGAAGCACGGCCTCCCCCAGGACATCGCGGAAGACCCGGACATTCGCCGGGTTTACCTGGGCGACCGGTTCAGGCTGGACTGA
- the rpoN gene encoding RNA polymerase factor sigma-54, translated as MANLGPQLSQRLTQSQTLALTPAMQLKLKLWQMNLLELSQTIERELGENPLLELLEDGDETPTLEALEEGRDSEVAEGAEANAELPEGVDSVDLGPLPDAPAEMDPQADLERFTEEGISQVQEIEMGAENSWDLDIPRTSSLPEDERMSWEDRLSSTETLQEHLLAQLYQVMDPDDPRARPMEALIDHVDPKGFLRLDPDQPAETSPRELAEDLGIPLDLLTDLLEILQEFDPSGVGCFNVKESLLLQLRHAGAEPDDLAVRIIQEQSELLSQRDSAKLRKAMGCSEEDLNEALAVLRHLHPTPGRAFDPENERVVKPDVVVLKGEDGAWKVYLNDETVPRLRVSGEYRHFLAAAEAKDDKDFIRDKYRSARDFIRGVEDRNRTVLRVSAAIVDLQRDFLEHGIERLRPMVLRDVAEATGFHESTISRVVKAKTIHTPQGLFDLNYFFSASLGSNSGDDVSATVVKHKIKALVQAEDPAKPLSDETIAKLLERDGIKVARRTVNKYREEIRIPPASRRRRR; from the coding sequence ATGGCGAACCTCGGACCGCAACTTTCCCAGCGCCTCACCCAGAGCCAGACCCTGGCCCTGACCCCGGCCATGCAGCTGAAGCTGAAGCTGTGGCAGATGAACCTGCTGGAGCTCAGCCAGACCATTGAACGGGAACTCGGCGAGAACCCCCTCCTGGAGCTCCTGGAGGACGGCGACGAGACCCCCACCCTGGAGGCCCTGGAGGAGGGCCGGGACAGCGAGGTGGCCGAGGGGGCCGAGGCCAACGCCGAACTCCCCGAGGGCGTGGATTCCGTGGACCTGGGCCCCCTGCCGGACGCCCCGGCCGAGATGGACCCCCAGGCGGACCTGGAGCGGTTCACCGAGGAGGGCATCAGCCAGGTCCAGGAAATCGAGATGGGGGCCGAGAACAGCTGGGACCTGGACATCCCCCGGACCAGCAGCCTCCCCGAGGACGAGCGCATGAGCTGGGAGGACCGGCTCAGCAGCACCGAGACCCTCCAGGAGCACCTGCTCGCCCAGCTCTACCAGGTGATGGACCCCGACGATCCCCGGGCCCGGCCCATGGAGGCCCTCATCGACCACGTGGATCCCAAGGGCTTCCTGCGCCTGGATCCGGACCAGCCCGCGGAGACCTCCCCCCGGGAACTGGCCGAGGACCTGGGCATCCCCCTGGACCTGCTGACGGACCTGCTGGAGATCCTCCAGGAATTCGATCCCTCGGGCGTCGGCTGCTTCAACGTCAAGGAGAGCCTGCTCCTCCAGCTGCGCCATGCCGGCGCCGAGCCGGATGACCTCGCCGTGCGCATCATCCAGGAGCAGAGCGAACTGCTCAGCCAGCGGGACAGCGCCAAGCTCCGCAAGGCCATGGGCTGCTCCGAGGAGGACCTCAACGAGGCCCTCGCCGTGCTCCGCCACCTCCACCCCACCCCCGGCCGGGCCTTCGATCCCGAGAACGAGCGGGTGGTGAAGCCCGACGTGGTGGTCCTCAAGGGGGAGGATGGCGCCTGGAAGGTCTACCTCAACGACGAGACGGTCCCCCGGCTCCGGGTCAGCGGGGAGTACCGCCACTTCCTGGCGGCCGCCGAGGCCAAGGACGACAAGGATTTCATCCGGGACAAGTACCGCAGCGCCCGGGATTTCATCCGGGGCGTCGAGGACCGGAACCGGACCGTCCTCCGGGTGTCCGCGGCCATCGTGGACCTCCAGCGCGATTTCCTCGAGCACGGCATCGAGCGCCTGCGCCCGATGGTCCTGCGGGACGTGGCGGAAGCGACGGGCTTCCATGAATCTACTATTTCGCGTGTGGTGAAGGCCAAGACAATCCACACCCCCCAGGGGCTCTTCGACCTGAATTACTTCTTCAGTGCCAGCCTGGGATCCAACAGCGGGGACGATGTCTCCGCGACGGTGGTCAAGCACAAGATCAAGGCATTGGTGCAGGCCGAGGACCCTGCGAAGCCGCTTTCGGACGAGACCATCGCCAAGCTGCTGGAACGGGACGGCATCAAGGTCGCCCGACGGACCGTGAACAAGTACCGGGAGGAAATCCGGATCCCACCCGCCTCCCGTCGCCGGAGACGGTGA